The proteins below come from a single Mya arenaria isolate MELC-2E11 chromosome 6, ASM2691426v1 genomic window:
- the LOC128239379 gene encoding uncharacterized protein LOC128239379, whose amino-acid sequence MDFFLPSDIARVVLSYLRDNSYYKTYTCFMKECSLLQEYYALIKMGRNPQLTHLPQLTLLLDEWGRLKQKEKSSRDSYCSQLSTGSSPDGTLVGDNDVTKSQRKSPLKKNRTLSGGKKVQPGSSDKCNNRAETQICQLDRGDQKTTNHSPRKHEAHFTLPKKVLFSPKRPSVSSGTSSSKRSPEKRNSDCKKSDSSLSVRLQSCTPAKSYETSGADSCPSKTSASPHDNVNTCSSLNVSVKDSPTVNDFNLLRTSNHTVKVDAYDDVSKDSKQVSKDVKRDPSPVKSSRRVENNDSTKTVIATPEKSDTHRVLLDSHMVTPIKLLMDHEASTRSPRRKKPKTPRKRASDLSPVEASHSIKHIEEQPIFQQILSDTRLHEKIAQTCNSVVTKSVFKKGPVAMETESRSEVKDTEHKLTAEELETITASRSLEEILEIGANFETKVLHEKLDMSDPVYESLFKLFGTDRATFMEGFKKERSEAEMKAEIEELERSIHEIHEECASMAANSPHYLGSQEDLFSPAPSFPLEGIQRQHEGLVTSTPCASSAPINFTPMLRGNELGSSPIHSAGSSGKNLSSTPATQPFSPTGQTTQSSGASQSHSPGYQSENPYLHSNPATPISQDLLHSEPSTPMQLSSPSSNQQLHSTPHGPSSVRLHSHASSPIHPQHATISSKNIPSNCSPLVKADIHPGSPIMRQTNGPHVRKTILQPGDSSQSYFSSYRPKQTTTNTKTNSDFHLLNPQDSGYLNLLSDAADLCTVDTASLAPEGSAYTSTCSTIENTIDCISLPRPNTTTVGARAHGQGKGKKGKLRKNGKKGSKKNRSFSTLKSLLSKPQTEMSTQQNVLKPAFVPLQMTPKKLEHAIQSNQSITILSPGGSKIDVPILGCQDAAEQQGNASLAKTDLNNANTINMWNQNLNSCTQYTIMQNGNVITTNATINLVPTVTPVVNQNIENTESGLDANGKKKRGRKKKSDDSNSPNKNQNPQSQGTKNSPNGNISQSKEFEFDMSEKLIATPITHNNVFDRAHVRSLDFGPLAIQDELGSFRKICPKPREQVTPQVIIVHASNLMPATCQQNFTPTSAISSTKAISQLGSIKPMETGDNAEAVDPEETNLNKTELIVERDGEKEKNNPSEKAEHGTDEKQDNNEDDEMSPSSRNLRSVKKPDIKKIENSANSKDTTTFKPKLVVSKAKKVTKSIKNRKSEDRLLVKLPVHNKDSTETDKSRSPKKRSLNLFKKKSELDQSSSPQDDDVPLATLQKKIRADSHCDTKEDEEESLIPVVEPCTPKKASPEKVEFTPSKEEMLEKVGLTPTKSLSETVLSPRRASIQEMLHDWQKKITPNTRSKQKKLEELMKSPLTPPRRRSLFKSPTKNTENLDQKGIENDEKSNCKASEYEEKPNAGKTAQKTAKRVNSIIDKLYRHNPSMVLGTNNEEIIDTEHKTDPKKKVNRKKTSCSVSSEKPVVKEIQIKDEMKDVTVKEVKDKVSTEVKAKHVHFTDDYSETHSEQQTLYVKLFGYESENEENIEVPDREELEKSISNLVDIMETESMNPQINEAEYEKNTNINCQTVEHSLHNEMIVTAEVHRSADENCDGSALQCVRVPGEAENSEHSTNKQEPNDQVLTHLESEDPLPPSVAVPQSDQHVDIEQRQSDIAPVLTSQVDVTDTTVEKSSTHKKKKKHKHKHRHERSKDKGSKENDSENGEVKKPKERHSADGSVTSGGSHHKKHKHKHRHRESTGEDGHKHKHRDSGEHRHSHKKKKRKREESPGVEAKRPKLEGDISQESLADLNVDEVLSKLYNS is encoded by the exons atggacTTTTTTCTACCGTCAGACATCGCCAGAGTTGTACTTA GTTACCTGAGAGACAACAGTTATTACAAGACATACACCTGCTTTATGAAAGAATGTTCCCTGCTACAAGAATATTATGCATTGATAAAGATGGGCCGAAATCCACAACTGACACATCTACCTCAGCTAACTCTCCTGCTAGATGAATGGGGACGATTAAAACAAAAGG AGAAATCTTCCAGAGATTCCTACTGCAGCCAGCTGAGTACCGGTAGTTCCCCTGATGGCACTCTAGTAGGCGACAATGATGTCACCAAGTCTCAGAGAAAATCACCTCTTAAGAAAAACAGAACTCTTTCTGGTGGTAAAAAAGTTCAACCTGGCAGCAGTGATAAGTGTAACAATAGGGCAGAAACACAGATATGTCAGTTAGACAGGGGTGACCAAAAAACTACTAATCATTCCCCAAGGAAGCATGAAGCTCACTTCACATTGCCAAAGAAAGTTTTGTTTTCACCTAAAAGACCTTCAGTCTCTTCGGGGACTAGCAGCTCAAAAAGAAGCCCTGAAAAAAGAAATTCTGATTGTAAGAAATCTGACTCAAGCCTTTCAGTGAGATTGCAGTCATGCACCCCTGCTAAATCATATGAAACATCTGGAGCTGACAGTTGCCCAAGCAAGACTAGTGCTTCTCCTCATGACAATGTTAACACGTGTTCAAGTTTAAATGTTAGTGTTAAAGATTCACCCACtgttaatgattttaatttgttaagaaCTTCTAACCACACAGTAAAAGTGGATGCCTATGATGATGTTTCCAAAGATTCCAAACAGGTTTCAAAAGATGTCAAAAGAGACCCGTCACCTGTTAAGTCTTCTAGACGTGTGGAAAATAATG ATTCAACTAAAACGGTCATTGCCACCCCTGAGAAGTCGGATACCCACCGAGTGTTGTTGGACAGTCACATGGTCACACCAATAAAACTCTTAATGGACCACGAGGCCTCGACACGGTCACCTCGCAGGAAAAA GCCGAAGACTCCTAGAAAAAGAGCGAGTGACCTGTCTCCGGTAGAGGCCTCCCACAGCATCAAGCATATAGAGGAACAGCCA atattcCAGCAAATCCTGAGTGACACAAGACTGCACGAGAAAATTGCGCAGACCTGTAATTCTGTTGTCACCAAAA GTGTGTTCAAGAAAGGTCCAGTTGCCATGGAGACAGAGTCACGGTCGGAGGTGAAGGACACAGAACACAAACTGACCGCGGAGGAACTCGAGACCATCACAGCCTCACGCTCACTGGAGGAAATACTCGAAATA ggtGCCAACTTCGAAACTAAAGTCCTGCACGAGAAATTGGACATGAGCGACCCAGTTTACGAGTCTTTGTTTAAGTTGTTTGGTACAG ATCGAGCAACATTCATGGAAGGCTTTAAGAAGGAGCGATCTGAGGCCGAGATGAAAGCTGAGATTGAGGAGCTGGAGCGGAGTATTCATG AGATCCATGAGGAGTGTGCGAGTATGGCGGCTAACTCCCCCCACTACCTGGGTTCACAGGAGGACTTGTTCTCCCCTGCACCCTCCTTCCCACTTGAGGGTATACAGAGGCAACATGAAGGACTGGTCACCTCAACACCCTGTGCAAGCTCTGCACCCATCAACTTCACACCAATGCTCAGAGGAAATGAGTTGGGTAGTAGCCCGATACATTCTGCTGGGTCCAGTGGGAAAAATCTCAGTAGCACACCAGCCACCCAGCCGTTCAGCCCTACTGGGCAGACAACCCAGTCTAGTGGAGCATCACAGTCACATTCTCCTGGGTACCAGTCTGAGAACCCCTATTTACATAGCAATCCTGCTACACCCATCTCCCAGGACCTGCTCCACTCTGAACCTTCCACTCCCATGCAGCTCTCCAGTCCCAGCTCTAACCAGCAGCTTCATTCGACTCCCCATGGACCATCCAGTGTGAGGCTACATTCCCACGCATCTTCACCCATCCATCCACAACATGCCACCATTTCTAGCAAAAACATCCCATCCAACTGCAGTCCGCTGGTAAAAGCTGACATCCATCCAGGCAGTCCTATCATGAGGCAGACAAACGGGCCACATGTAAGGAAAACCATTCTGCAGCCGGGGGATAGTAGTCAGTCGTATTTTAGCTCCTACAGACCAAAACAGACTACAACCAACACGAAAACTAACTCAGATTTTCATCTTCTAAACCCCCAAG ATTCAGGTTATCTGAACCTGTTGAGTGATGCGGCGGACCTATGTACAGTTGACACCGCGTCCCTGGCTCCTGAAGGGTCCGCGTATACCAGCACCTGCTCCACCATAGAGAACACTATTG ATTGCATCAGCTTGCCTCGTCCCAACACCACGACTGTCGGGGCCCGGGCTCATGGGCAAGGAAAGGGCAAGAAGGGAAAACTGCgcaaaaatgggaaaaaag GGTCCAAGAAGAATCGATCATTCTCCACACTTAAGAGCCTCCTATCTAAGCCTCAGACGGAGATGAGCACACAGCAGAATGTCCTCAAACCTGCATTTGTACCCCTGCAGATGACACCGAAGAAACTTGAGCATGCTATACAAAGCAATCAGAGTATTACCATACTGTCTCCTGGCGGCTCTAAGATTGATGTTCCTATCTTGGGCTGTCAAGATGCTGCTGAACAACAGGGCAATGCTAGCCTTGCTAAAACAGATCTGAACAATGCCAACACTATTAATATGTGGAATCAGAATTTAAATTCCTGTACACAGTACACCATTATGCAGAATGGTAATGTGATTACAACTAATGCTACTATTAACCTAGTGCCAACAGTTACTCCAGTTGTTAATCAGAATATTGAAAACACTGAATCGGGTTTGGATGCAAATGGTAAAAAGAAAAGAGGAAGGAAGAAAAAGTCAGATGATTCCAATTCACCGAATAAAAACCAGAATCCACAAAGTCAGGGCACTAAGAACTCTCCAAATGGAAATATTTCTCAATCAAAAGAATTCGAATTTGATATGAGTGAAAAACTTATTGCAACTCCAATAACTCacaataatgtttttgataGGGCCCATGTGAGAAGCTTAGACTTTGGACCCTTAGCCATTCAGGATGAATTGGGTAGCTTCCGGAAGATCTGTCCAAAACCCCGGGAACAAGTAACTCCACAAGTCATTATTGTCCATGCAAGTAATCTGATGCCAGCTACATGTCAACAGAATTTTACTCCCACAAGTGCAATATCTAGTACTAAGGCTATTTCACAACTTGGAAGTATTAAGCCAATGGAAACTGGTGATAATGCTGAAGCAGTTGATCCAgaagaaacaaatttaaataaaactgaactCATTGTTGAAAGAGATGGAGAAAAGGAGAAAAATAACCCAAGTGAAAAAGCTGAACATGGCACTGATGAAAAACAAGACAATAATGAAGATGACGAGATGTCACCATCTTCCAGAAATTTAAGATCAGTGAAAAAGCCAGatataaagaaaatagaaaattcgGCCAACAGTAAAGATACAACCACTTTTAAGCCCAAGCTTGTTGTGTCGAAAGCAAAGAAAGTCACTAAGTCCatcaaaaatagaaaatcagAAGACAGATTACTAGTCAAACTTCCTGTACATAACAAGGACAGCACAGAAACAGATAAAAGCAGAAGTCCAAAAAAGAGGAGTTTGAATCTGTTCAAGAAGAAAAGTGAACTGGACCAAAGCAGCAGTCCACAGGATGATGATGTACCTCTAGCTACTCTGCAAAAGAAGATAAGAGCAGATAGTCATTGTGATACAAAGGAAGATGAAGAAGAAAGTCTCATTCCTGTCGTAGAGCCTTGCACACCAAAGAAGGCTTCACCAGAAAAAGTGGAGTTCACTCCAAGCAAGGAGGAAATGTTAGAAAAGGTTGGATTAACACCAACCAAGAGCCTGTCTGAGACAGTCCTGTCGCCTAGGAGAGCTAGTATACAAGAAATGTTACATGACTGGCAAAAGAAGATTACACCGAATACAAGAAGCAAGCAGAAAAAGCTTGAAGAATTGATGAAATCCCCCTTAACTCCTCCAAGGCGAAGATCTCTGTTTAAGTCTCCAACAAAAAATACGGAGAATTTAGATCAGAAAGGAATTGAAAATGATGAGAAATCCAATTGTAAAGCATCTGAATATGAAGAGAAACCTAATGCAGGTAAGACAGCACAGAAAACAGCAAAGAGGGTGAACAGTATTATAGATAAACTGTACAGACATAATCCAAGCATGGTATTAGGAACAAACAATGAAGAAATCATAGACACTGAACATAAGACAGATCCAAAGAAAAAAGTGAACAGAAAGAAAACCAGCTGCAGTGTGTCTTCTGAAAAGCCAGTAGTGAAGGAAATCCAGATAAAGGATGAAATGAAAGATGTAACTGTGAAAGAAGTTAAGGATAAAGTTTCTACTGAAGTGAAGgctaaacatgtacattttactgATGATTACTCAGAGACACATTCTGAACAACAGACATTATATGTCAAATTGTTTGGTTACGAGTCAGAAAACGAGGAAAATATTGAAGTTCCTGACAGAGAGGAATTGGAAAAAAGCATCAGTAATTTGGTAGATATTATGGAAACAGAAAGTATGAATCCCCAGATAAACGAAgctgaatatgaaaaaaatacaaacattaactgCCAAACTGTTGAACATTCGTTACACAATGAAATGATAGTTACTGCAGAGGTACATCGATCTGCAGATGAAAATTGTGATGGTTCGGCTTTGCAGTGTGTCAGAGTTCCTGGCGAAGCTGAAAATTCTGAACATTCAACGAATAAACAAGAACCTAATGATCAGGTCTTGACTCATTTAGAATCTGAGGATCCATTACCCCCATCTGTAGCTGTTCCTCAATCTGATCAACATGTGGACATTGAACAAAGGCAAAGTGACATAGCACCGGTGTTGACTAGCCAAGTAGATGTCACAGACACCACTGTAGAGAAAAGTTCCACTCataagaagaagaaaaaacacaagCACAAACATCGGCATGAAAGGAGTAAGGATAAAGGTTCTAAAGAAAATGATAGTGAAAATGGTGAAGTTAAGAAGCCAAAAGAAAGACATAGTGCAGATGGAAGTGTGACGTCAGGAGGGAGCCATCA